The sequence below is a genomic window from Haloferax mediterranei ATCC 33500.
AAGATTATCTTCTTAAAAAGCGGTGAATATTCGGTCGCCTCTGTACTCGGTTACTCGATTTCCAGACTTCCGGATTCGCCCCCATCGCCGCCGTCTTCGTCCCATTCGAGTTCGAACTCGATGCTCAGCTCGCCGGGACCGTTGGCGGGGCCTTCGCGTTCGGCTTTCACCTCGAACGTCGGGGAAGCCGGTGGTTCCATCGTCACCGTCTGGTCGCCGGTCTTCAGCGTAATCGACTCGCCGGCGTCGAGTTTATCGGCGACGGTTCGGAGGTATGTCGCGATTTCGGTTCTCGTCTGTCGGCTCTCGGATTTGAATAGGACTTCTTCAGGCACAATCAGGCATTGGGCACGCAAGGGGATAAGCTTCGTCTCGGTAACAGAAAGAGACCTGTGACACGAAACGGGATGAGTCAGTCCGCTCGCAGGCCCTCAGTGAACCGGTGCTGGTTCTCCTCGGGTGCGGCGACAGTGAGCGCGGAAACACCGACAGTGAGGACGGCCGAGAGGACCATTCCCCAGAGGGCGTAGTCCCACGTGAGGTAGGTCGCACCGAAGACCGTCATCGACCCGACTTCGACCGCGGGGATGAAGACGTGTGCGAGGTAGAACACCTGTCCACCGAGGATACCGGCGAACATGCCCGAGCGCGTGGTCTTGGCCCAGTAGAGCGCGACGATAACCGGCAGTGCCATCTGGGCGAAGCCGCCGAAGGCGGTGTCACCGACTTCGACGAGCGTGCCGGGGCGGAACAGGCTCGCAACGAAGGTCAGGGTCGCAAAGAGCGCGACGCCGATGCGGGCAATCCACGCCTCGCGGGCGTCGGTCGCCGACGGGTTGACGAACGGGCGGTAGAGGTCGCGGGTGAAGTACGACGACCCCGAAAGCAGCATCGAGTCCGACGACGACATCATCGCGGCCATCGCACCGGCGACGACGAGGGCGGCGAACCATACCGGCGTGTACTCGTTGAGCAGGACAGGAAGGACGTTCGCACCTTCGGGTACGGAGATGCCGAGACCGGCGGCCCACGTGCCGAGAATGAACGCGGGGACGAAAAGCAGGACGACGAGGACGGGCCACAGGGCAAACGAGCGCTTGAGGACCGCGCCCGATTTGGCGACGAAAAAGCGCTGGTTAATCTGCGGGAACATCGCCACGCCGAAGGCGATGGTGACGGCCGACGAGATGATGAACTGCGGCGAGTACAGCCCGCCGCCGAGGGCGAGAAACTCGGGCTTGTTCGTTGCGAGCGCGTTCGAGAGCGCCGAGGGACCGCCGGCCGCGGTCGCGACCCAGCCGACCGCGAGCCACACGACGCCGAGCATGAACAGCCCCTGAAGCGTGTCGGTCCACGCGACACCGCGCAGCCCCGCGATAACGACGTAGACAATCATGAACACCGTGATTCCGGCGGCACCGGCCCAGTACGGGACGATACCGTTTGTGAGGCCGACGA
It includes:
- a CDS encoding amphi-Trp domain-containing protein, with translation MPEEVLFKSESRQTRTEIATYLRTVADKLDAGESITLKTGDQTVTMEPPASPTFEVKAEREGPANGPGELSIEFELEWDEDGGDGGESGSLEIE
- a CDS encoding sodium:solute symporter family protein, encoding MVSQLEIQLGVVGAYLVVALAVGLLAYRLTSRDAEDYYLAGRSVGTVVLLFTTFATLLSAFTFFGGPDLAFRAGPEWILVMGVMDGVLFAILWYVVGYKQWLVGKAHGYVTLGEMLGDRFGSKRLRALVAGLSLFWLFPYVMLQQMGAGEAIVGLTNGIVPYWAGAAGITVFMIVYVVIAGLRGVAWTDTLQGLFMLGVVWLAVGWVATAAGGPSALSNALATNKPEFLALGGGLYSPQFIISSAVTIAFGVAMFPQINQRFFVAKSGAVLKRSFALWPVLVVLLFVPAFILGTWAAGLGISVPEGANVLPVLLNEYTPVWFAALVVAGAMAAMMSSSDSMLLSGSSYFTRDLYRPFVNPSATDAREAWIARIGVALFATLTFVASLFRPGTLVEVGDTAFGGFAQMALPVIVALYWAKTTRSGMFAGILGGQVFYLAHVFIPAVEVGSMTVFGATYLTWDYALWGMVLSAVLTVGVSALTVAAPEENQHRFTEGLRAD